AACAAGTGACTTTGACATTTCTCAGTAATGCCTCAAACCCTGTAAGGGACGTCAATGTATGGATTTCGTCAACATGCTCTAACATGTCTGCCATGTTTGCATGCGTTACAATCTCGTCTGCCCAGTGGCTTGCCGCATTCTCACGATCACCTCTTTTTCTGAGTCCGGCAACCACATCCGGATGTGGTTTGTACACAATATAAGCATCGGGTCGTGCCTCTCTAACTCTTTTAAGAAGCTCTAAATTAGTTCTAATTACTGGTGACCCAAACTCTATTGAGGCATCTGACTCTACCTGCCCGGGAACTAACAAAATAGGCTTTGAAGTATTAGGTCTTTTCCAGTCAAAGACGCCTACGTTATATTTCGTTAGCTTTCCCGAGAGTAAGCTGTCGATGAGCACTTCCGCTCTACTTTTAATCTCTGAGTCGAAATTGTAGTGTTGAATAAGATTCTCAAGTTTGGAAGGTCTTGTCGCGTCGTAGTACATTCCTACGTCATCAATTACCCAACTGAGTGGTCGAATTAAATCTCCCCCCAATCCCACTGAGCGAATAAAGCCATCTTCAACTCGAACAACATTTTGCTCTCGCTTCTCACGTGCCCCCCACACTATTTCCTTTTCTTCGCTACCCACAGTTGCGATTGGCTTCACAACCCGAACTGAACTCCCTTGGAAGAAGTCTAAAAAGAATGCACGTTTCCATTTTGGAGGAGAACGTAGGGCTAATTTACCCGTAAAACGATTTCTCATGCGGAGCTGTAACGCAAGCCAATCTAAAAGAGACTCGACTTCACATCTCTCTTTGGTTTCTGGGTGAACGTATTGAGCGTAATCAATGAGTGCAGCATGGGTTATTTGCTCCAAGGTGACACCTGAACTCGTCATTTTACGTCGACGCTCAACCGCAAATCTTGCCTCATTATCCTGCATATCCTGCGTTAACCCCCACCCCGAGAAAAATGGAACACCGAAACAAAAAACAGGTTTTCCCCAAAGTAATGCTTCGAAGCCAACCTGAGAGGTTACACAAAATACAGCTTCT
This genomic interval from Idiomarinaceae bacterium HL-53 contains the following:
- a CDS encoding capsular polysaccharide export protein — translated: MPKYVTTSKALAQIPNLTRFLDGDVKLVNQFSQNLKDTKAVLAWGKKPSAAFAERYAKKTTLPLLRVEDAFLRSVEIGAFSPPLGLIVDDLGIYYDARSESRLEKLIITERTQAEVLRARKLIDRWRDTAVSKYNQGSMHWEKPAQPFVLVIDQTFGDASVEFGLASSVSFERMLETALSEYPEHLVIIKTHPDVIAGVKKGYLTQANASNHPRVSVEAGNIHPPVLLKHAEAVFCVTSQVGFEALLWGKPVFCFGVPFFSGWGLTQDMQDNEARFAVERRRKMTSSGVTLEQITHAALIDYAQYVHPETKERCEVESLLDWLALQLRMRNRFTGKLALRSPPKWKRAFFLDFFQGSSVRVVKPIATVGSEEKEIVWGAREKREQNVVRVEDGFIRSVGLGGDLIRPLSWVIDDVGMYYDATRPSKLENLIQHYNFDSEIKSRAEVLIDSLLSGKLTKYNVGVFDWKRPNTSKPILLVPGQVESDASIEFGSPVIRTNLELLKRVREARPDAYIVYKPHPDVVAGLRKRGDRENAASHWADEIVTHANMADMLEHVDEIHTLTSLTGFEALLRNVKVTCYGQPFYSGWGLTHDIYPQERRQRKVSLAELVAASLILYPTYISRETSCYCTAERAVLEMQMWRSEIERKSVVQKLIMQSKRQMSRWLRMGKRF